The Candidatus Woesearchaeota archaeon genome window below encodes:
- a CDS encoding 60S ribosomal protein L31 has protein sequence MATDTKEIKRVYNIPLRKEWLKAPMYRRSKKAITAVREFLTRHMKSENIKLGKELNFKIWERGIKKPPHHILVNVTKTTAGVVEAELAGFDYHSKPVEPKTKNTKKETKNDVKKTETAKEKLEEKLEKAKPAVKKGKKTLKKDLDAQKE, from the coding sequence ATGGCAACTGATACAAAAGAAATAAAACGGGTATATAATATTCCGCTTAGAAAAGAATGGCTAAAAGCCCCTATGTACAGAAGATCTAAAAAGGCTATTACAGCCGTGCGGGAATTTTTAACAAGACATATGAAATCTGAGAACATTAAACTAGGTAAAGAATTAAACTTTAAAATTTGGGAAAGAGGCATTAAAAAACCACCTCACCACATTTTAGTAAATGTAACTAAAACAACCGCAGGAGTTGTGGAAGCAGAATTAGCCGGCTTTGATTATCACTCTAAACCAGTTGAACCAAAAACTAAAAATACTAAAAAAGAAACCAAAAATGATGTTAAAAAAACAGAAACTGCAAAAGAAAAGTTAGAAGAAAAACTTGAAAAAGCTAAACCTGCTGTTAAAAAAGGTAAAAAAACTTTAAAGAAAGATTTAGATGCTCAGAAAGAGTAG
- the rpl39e gene encoding 50S ribosomal protein L39e (part of the polypeptide exit tunnel in the 50S ribosomal complex), translating to MARFKHLSRKLKLAKLFRRTKWAPFWTVPKIYGIGRKVHPGRHTAVKRHWTRTKTKV from the coding sequence ATGGCAAGATTTAAGCACCTGAGCCGGAAATTGAAATTAGCGAAACTGTTTAGAAGAACTAAATGGGCGCCGTTTTGGACAGTCCCAAAAATATACGGTATTGGCAGAAAAGTTCATCCAGGCAGGCATACTGCTGTTAAAAGACATTGGACTAGAACAAAAACTAAAGTCTAA
- a CDS encoding 30S ribosomal protein S19e: MATIYDVEINQLIEKSGLELQKVGAIMPPEWAISVKTGVHKERPPYRQDWWYVRAAAILRSVYILGPIGVSKLRQKYGGRKNRGYKPERFKRGSGNIIRKILQQLEKAGFIKQTQIGNRKGRIITPAGKSFLDKVAGTLYIKLGSKEVKSEKSAVSVKEATEKIVETANASE; this comes from the coding sequence ATGGCAACTATCTATGATGTAGAGATTAACCAGTTAATCGAAAAAAGCGGGCTTGAATTACAAAAAGTAGGGGCAATTATGCCTCCTGAATGGGCAATCTCCGTAAAAACTGGAGTACATAAGGAAAGACCCCCATATAGACAAGATTGGTGGTATGTGCGTGCAGCAGCTATTTTAAGGAGTGTTTACATATTAGGTCCAATTGGTGTATCTAAATTAAGGCAAAAATATGGCGGAAGAAAAAATAGGGGTTACAAACCTGAAAGATTTAAACGGGGTTCAGGAAATATTATTCGAAAAATTCTACAACAATTGGAGAAAGCAGGGTTTATCAAACAAACTCAAATAGGCAACAGAAAAGGCAGGATTATTACTCCTGCCGGAAAATCTTTTCTAGATAAAGTTGCCGGAACATTATATATAAAATTGGGTTCAAAAGAAGTTAAATCCGAAAAATCAGCAGTTTCTGTTAAAGAAGCAACTGAAAAAATAGTTGAAACTGCTAATGCTTCAGAATAA